The genomic segment ctgcatttttcagaaattatgttttgatgtgttcttgagattttattgttgcatgcTTCGTTGGAGATCGTCGGATGATCGttgctgtgtttaggtatgCTTAGTACGATGTTaggagtatttttgaggtttcggtTCATGTCAATAGGCGctcgatttaattaaaagtCGTGGGTAACTTTTGATGTCAATTACAATGTTTTGATTggtatgtgtcgtagggtgaacATAGTCGCCTTGGGGATTTGTACGAATTTGGTTTGAGGTTATGGCGTGCTAGGATGAGCCTTGGAGTGTCGATTCATAGTCCGCGCAATCGATTCTAGAAAGTTAAGCGAAACATGTACAAAATTTTCGTAAGTTTGCGTTCACGGTAAGTACCCGGACCCTTACCCGGACCcccacacggggtccgtgcccttgttccACCGAAGTGCCTttttccagagtctacacggacccacacggaccctgacacggggtccgtgtccacctTCCCTTTCGAGCCTTCTCATctgagtctacacggacccctacacggcggtaagcacggggtccgtgtccttcacaACTTTGGGAAAAATTTCTATAGTATgctttggggggggggggggggcgggGGTTGATGGCATGGTTTTAGTTCAATGATTTACAcagtcgagtcatgggaatttacAACGTCATAAGGAATTGAATGAGTTCTTATGTAAGCTTGAAATTATGTCTAAGTTACGCAGATAAGCATGCCAATTCATGATTAGTAGGTGCAGCAATGcccccgatcgaagtccaacgaatccctcaacgccaagtaagtatgatgacgtgcaaagaaaatattttaagtctttggaggtatgctaaatgtcttgtgaccaagttatgttaggattggaaagcgttaaattatgaacggggaccaatccgcccgttaaattatgaacgggttaaatcgaggttggaaagcgttaaattatgaacggggaccaaccagcccgttaaattatgaacggggatctcatgtatgtggtagtggatacgtccctgtcagcccagtactgtggtttgtctgatcaggcatttattatgttatgggtcacttgctttgaaacatgcctctacgcaaaataaagtcatgtatgtttaagtacgTTCAGTTAtacaagcatgtttatgaaagctttcaagttatggcacgtctatgtatgtacgtatgttcaagttacgttatgcaagttcaagtttaagtatgtacgctctattttgaaattgcatgtggttttattacgtattattcgttacttccaatttatacgtgttgagtctttagactcactagacttgatcgatgcaggtgaggatggtCATgttgagacgaggggtggggaccaaggagcaggcttggactgagcgggaggctaaacccgaggaccgccatgtttaaGTTTTATGCAAAAGTTaaattactctgatttcatattttgatggaaatactttgagcaaaccttttgtgagcAAATTTTATTGTGGTTATTTTGAACAACCATTTCTTATGGAGGACTtggttgagatattttatggcaaactttgaaggttattttatgtttaagaaaattttatattttttccgcaaattttgaatggtaaaagtacggtacgttacacgcatgtagttggattacgtcttcttaattttggaccttacacgtACACTTGGTCAAATTTCATATACTTCTTATTTTTACAACGCTTGCAAGGACATAAGATAACATCATGTGTTTTGGCTTAGTTCCTAGCTTGTGTGATAAATTTTTGTACCCCTTCTTCTTACTCGAGTACAAGACTTGAAGGCAGATTAATCCATTCCTTATCCATTTCGTAAATCACTCAAAACCTAAGATACAAACATATGACTTCACCATTCATTACATAGTTTTACTATCAGCAGAAAAATTAatgaaagatataaaatattattgttgtttaagaaatttattttaagcgTATGACCACATAAATTAGAATTTAAATTTAAACTAGTTCTAAACCTAGCATCGCTTCAACAATTTACATCtcgattttaattattttcaacCGACGGATTATGTCACTCCcttcaataattaataaatataccataacataaattatttttagacaAGGAAATAACAAATCCACAGTTATAATCATTAAATCATTAATCCAGTGTTACGTATTTATATATTCCCTGAATCATCGGATGTCTTGTTTTTAGTTAGATGAAAGGTCCGTGGAAGTATGACATTTAGTTGACCCTACCACTGCTCATTTAATTACATTAAAAtgattaaacatttaaattaaacCAATGAAATGAACATATTTCTTCTAAACTATTAAAAAACATATGAAGTGATGTGTATTTTTCATTGCCATAAAATTCAAGAATAGTAAggaatcataaaaatataaaactcgattatcgATTATCAATTATTGATATTGTTTTTGAACTCGTTGAATAGATTTTGAACAAGTCTAAAATGGACATGCTTTTACCGGATTTTTTTGCACATTTCTCTATAATTGTTTAGTAAAAAATGCTAATAACATGATCCAAATTATCTTCATAGAAAAATTATCTCCTACCAAGAATTTTTAAGATCATGGAATCTTCTATAACAAGATGTTAAAACTAAAGCTTCAAGAATCACATAAATACCTTTTGATCTACTGTCTCGGGGGTGGGAGAGATGACTTCTGATTGGTTTGGAAACCCAGTCCCGAGTACTGTGGCAGCTACGGATGGGGAGGCAAAAGCTGGAAAAAAGAATGGAAAGAAAGGGAAGAAAGTAATTCCCTCGATCTTGGGATTCAATGTGGTCAGTAACCGAATTATGATGGGACAAATTCAGAGAATTGAAGATTAAATAGATACTAGGAATCGTAAATACATTTGTCTGCTGGCCGACTGTAAATTTTTGTGTTTGGTTTTTAGATCTCATTTATAGAGGCAATGCAGCAGTTAATATAGTATGCGGAAAGCAATTTTGTCAAGGTATTCTGAAATCTAGAGTTCATACTGATTGTAGTAACAGTAATTGTAGTTTCCTCCTTTCTTTGTTTCTTCTTATCTATATTGAGCTAATTTCCTACATGATACTACCTCcattccaatatatatatagtgaTGATATTGTTTCAGTCCTAAAATATGTAGGCTTGTTTGCCAAAACCTCTTATCATTACAAAActtatagttttttttattaagacTTTATTAACGTTATATAGCCATAATCACGTTCAACAAATTCTAGATAGTTTACTTACAAGATTTGAAGTTGAGAAAGGTTTCCCAACTCAGAGGGAATCAATCCACTTAAATAGTTTCCTTGCAAATATCTGCGAATAATACAATCAAGATCATCACGCGTtattaaaacaaaagaaaagctGGCTGGTCCAATAACAAAAAAAGGAGAATTGTAGTGATATAGCAAAATTGCAGTTAATTTTCATCCTTTGCTTATCACTTGGGTTTCACTCAATGTAATGCATACAAAAAATTGATGGAAGGGGCTTCACATTTACTGTTTACTACCCCTGAAAATCTGTGTTCAAAATGACGACCATTCTCCCTTATAATGAAGGTCTTTATGCctaattttgagttttgaagcTGAGAATCTAATGTTGAATACAATTTCCCCAATCATAAGTATATTTTTTTTGACTGAATCCACTCTTGAGTGAAGTggtttgggacttgtagaaatTATATTCCTCGTAGAGATGCTAATTACAGAGCAAACATaagatatttttttaagaacAAAATAAACATAAGATGTTAAACCGACTTCGAAGAACATTAAGAAGCGAaaacataaaaacaatataaaccTAATAATATCTATGCATCCACAAAAATTCTGGATTTAGTTATTGAGAAAAGAAACCATACTTGCATGAAGCGAGAAGCCACTGAGCGATTGAATGAAGCGAGAAGATCGATTGCATGAAGGGGAATACGATCGATTGAATGATTCCAAGAAGCCACTGACCGATTGAATGAAGCGAGAAGATTGATTGAATGAAGGGGCTGCAGACGACTTATTGAGCAATTTAGAGATAAGGCGTGGAGGTgataaagaaatttgggaaataGAGATCAAGAGCGTGCGCGTACAAAGAAAAATAGAGTAAGACGCGGAGATGtgaaagaaatttgggaaattgGTGCAATTTTATTTCACTATTATTAATAGCGGGCACAACACGCTGTCAATAATACATTTCAAGAACACGCTTTTAGTTCGCtgctaaaaaattatttacaacGTGCTTTTATTGCACGATATTGTTTGAGTGAGCTCCAATAATATTAATAGCGCTCATGCACGGGCACGCCGCAAATAATAAATTGAATGGCGTGCAATAAAAGCACGCCTAGTGTTTGTGTGATCTCTAATACTATTAATAGCACGCATGTACGGGCTTGCCGCGAATAAGAACATTAACAGCGTGCATTTAATGTGTGTCATTAATGTTGTGCtgtaaatattaatatttcttTTAGTGACCCTTTCCCTTCAAAAATTTCAGCAATTCACATCCATTTTCCTTCAAGAAATCGTGCCGCAactcgtcccggatcaatcatCGCATCTCTCCGCTTCGCTCTACGTCGTTTCGTTAGTATAATcatcaaagacatgtatattctttcgtttttgcatcgatcttatCATACTATATGTTTTGATGCTTATTGTGTACAAAATTCCTTGTATGTTGTgcgaagtttgagcaaaaagtAATTAGATTGATTTTGAAACGCTTTTTAGATCTGGAAAAACcaagtttgctgtcattttgattAGTGTCAATTTTCAAttgattttctggaaatattttcaacatatgatttgtaatACCCTGTGTTATCTTCCATTTGAtagaaaattcgtaatttttgatGAGAAAAGAGGGAGATATGAGTTTTTTTCGTAAaatcgcacaagctgtgaaatttctgtgtcataAAACCCGTCACCCActattattttgaattctgaGACTTATAGATTGGTTTTCTagaaatgttttcaacatatgatttgtattactatgtgttatcttcgatttgataccaaattcgtaattttctaataagaaacgagggatatatgatttttattgtaaaatcaCACAACCTGTGAAATTTCTCTGTCACAAAACCCGCCACACTCTGTTATATTTTGAATTCtacgacttataggttggttttctggataTGTTTTCATcatatgatttgtattactctatgttatctttgattcaatagcaaattcgtaattttatgataagaaatgagagagatatgatttttatcataaaaccgctcaagctgtgaaaatttggGCATGTTCTTCTCGTTTTCTaaagttttggttgcaggcttcgttgggatctcCTGAATCTTTGCTGTTGTAGTTAGGGCAGCATGTCCAGAGCATTCTAGCGAAACCCTCGAAGtttttaagtatgttcgacttgcaaaaagaaaatgttttatttttgaagtatgctaaatgtcttgttaccaactatgaacgggtttggaagccggagaacgtatCCAGGGATctatccacccggtaaagtatgaccgggttgATCAGGATTAGGATCGGTAAAATATGACCAGAGAACAATCCATTTGAGTAGTTGTtagatatattttaattaattaaattatcccATAATTGCcgctaattaaaaataaaacacacgcacacacacatactcacacacacatacacgagacacaacacacacatacacattacatttcatttcatttttttgttgagaggtaaatctagggttCTTAGCCTCTTTCTTCAGCAGCCACACCTCCACCCTTTCTCTTCGAAAATTTCAGCAATTCACGTCCATTTTCCTTCAAGAAATCGTGTCGTAACTCGTCCCGGATCTACCCTCGCATCACTTCGCTTCGTTCTTCGTCGTATCATGACTATAatcatcaaaggcatgtatattctttcattttctcATCAATATTGTcatactatatttttttatgcttattgtgtacaaaaattcatgtatgttatgtaaagtttgagcaaaaatggttgaATCGATTTTGAAACTGCTTTTTGATAAAAAACgatggagatatgatttttatcgtaaaatcgcacaagctgtgaaatttccgTGTCACAAAAcctgtcaccctctgttattttgaattctgaaACTTATAGATTGGTTCTCTAgaaatattttcaacatatgatttgtagtaatctgtgttatctttgatttgatagcaaattcataattttctgataagaaacgagggagatatgatttttattgttaaattgcacaagctgtgaaatttctgtgtcacaaaacccgtcaccttctgttatattttgaattatgcgaCTTATATTTTGGTTcctggaaatgttttctgataagtgcaatttattgcacttttattacttgtatttaacttggaattttgtgattcttgaacAGGTTTTATGCGATTGTTGTtgttttgttgttgttgtttaGAAGCTTTtgatgagagtttggagtattaAAATGTTGAATTAGAAAGTACAAAAGATGCAAAAATACAGAAGCTACAGCGCACCCGGGCTTAAAAATACACCGCACCTGTGGTAAAACACCGCACCCGTGCTAGAAAGCATATCGCACCCGCGCTCACACACCAGTAGAAGCATGGCACCCGCGATGACTTcttaaccgcacccgcggtccttgcaCGACAGAATCTGAAAAATCTAtattttggtgtgctgcgcatgaaagtccaagattttggtgtgctgcggATTGAGGCTTGTTTGGGactataaaatacatcatttacttaccatctagtgtattggggagccaagggaagagtggaggctgctgctagaagattgaagactcaagttcatcaagtttttggaaattttttgcACAACTCCGGAGACAgaatcagcacttcaaactcttgttctaatttcttctttcttttatttttcatttgatatgtcttgttttagaaccatgttttgttgttttgcttgtgttattatgaactaatttttatttctagaggaaagatggaacaaaactagaaaccatgtgttagaatctatgaactaagctatttaagttcttcatattgttcatttgtattgttctaatcttaatgctttcaatttattggccataatttgaatgatttaaatgtttacaatttatcactcggaataggaaattataaacaagaaatgggaaaaatacatcaatggtatttatagagttcgggagggCTTATAATGCTATCTAAgcccatagagaatctagtgcttgatatgttatttatttgtagactGTTGATGGGAACCTTCCAATCCATTTTTTGATAACTAATATCTAATTAACATTCAGGAGAGGGAGTGGATACTTATAGGATTATTGgttaatgaataagaaggatttttataacatagctacaagaaattacacatggtggacagttgcgtgaaatcatatctctagatcttttatttcattgttatttgTTACAATTTgggtgttacatttaaatccattttcaatttagttattcttgcaaccaaatcttttaattgatttttctaaataaagtcgagactattttgATCACAAgcactaatatacatttatatacatactcctcgtgggatcgacacttctactcaaaaatacattttactataacttgacgtcgtgtgCTTGTGAGCAATTAAGAAAATACGCAACATTTCATCATGTGCTTTGTATTAATCTGTGTTATATTCGAATCGAtagcaaatttgtaattttatgataagaaatgagagagagattatttttatcgtaaaaccgctcaagctgtgaaaatttggtcatgttcttcacgttttctcaagttttaaTTTGGTTGCATGCTTTGTTGGAATCTCCTGAATCTTTGCTAATGTGGTTAGGGCAGCATATCTAGAGCGTTCCAACAAAGCTCTCGACGTTTTTAAgtgtgttcgacgtgcaaaaagaaaatgttttatttttgaggtatgctaaatgtcttgtgactaactatgaacgggtttggaagccggagaacgtgtccaggaacctctccaccccggtaaagtatgaccgggttttgatcaggattgaaaagcggtaaagtatgaccagagaccaatccacccgataaAGTATTACTAGGGATCGTATGTGcatggtagtggacatccctgccagcccagtactgtggtttaatctgatcaggcgcatttatgcatggtcacttgctttgaaacatatctctacgcaaaatgatgttatgcatgttcaagtatgtatgatgcaattATGTTagtgaaaagttttatgaaatgatggcaTGTCTATGCttatgtaagtacgttcaagtttaagtatgtatagcctacttttaaatgcatgtggttttattacgtattacttgttattctcagtttgcacatgttgagtctttagactcaccagacttgatcgatgcaggtgaggacgaatacgaggagacgaggggtggagatcagtgagttggctcggactgCGCGGAGGCTAAACCCAAGGACCGATTACGTTTTAAGAAATGTTTATGCACATattaaatactctgattttcacggGATTactttacgatgtttaaacaagtgcttttgcaaactttgtttgtagttgttttatttcaaatattttagatgagcagattatttttatcgcaatttgaaagtttattatttatttaagaaaatttttatttttccgcaaatttcaaagtAGTTAAAAATACGGTATGTTACAGATTGTCTTTTTCTGAGCTaacttctttattttcttgACTGATTTTGAAGCTTCCTGCATCCTAATCTCCTTCTTCACCTTTATGAACTGCTCGGGTGACATGTCCAGCTTGATTTTTGGTATTTGAACACTCTtagaattgaaaattttgaatttggatGACTTCTCTGAAGAGTCACGCACCAAACCGTTGTTCTTCAACAAGTATCTGAGTGGTACAACAAATCCCttggactgtttggatgatTGAAGCATGTTCTTGAGAATATAAAAGATGATGGCTGACCAATTCAGTCTACGTCCAGCCATAAGAATAGTCATCACTTGGAACTTTTCAAAGGTGAGAGCAGCAAATGAGCCTGCTTTGGCAAGTAGGCCCTTGGCCACAATGTCAGCCAGTAACTGAATCTCTGGCTTCAGTTCATTCTTAGGATCAGACACCTTGATTTTTCGTCCATCTGCAGATAAGAGCGTCTGCATCACCTCTACATCAGATGTCTTAACTTCAGAGATATTAGTCAATCCATCAGAAGGCAGTTGGAAGAGATTGCAGAAGAAGTCTTCGTCAATGATCAACAATTGACTTTTAACGGTTGAATTGATTTTGCCGTCAGCAGTAATGAAGCCATTAGCATACAGATCCTGAAGTTCTTTAGGATAGATTTCTTGAGATGATAATCCCATAAAGTTCTTCAGTCCAGCTACTTCAAGCTTGAGAAAGACAGCCTTGATAGTTTGGTCTTTGATAGACAGAACTGAGTCAAACTCAATAGCTATTGCGTTGAGAATGTATGCAGGGacttgatttgccattgctgatAGTTTGAATATCTGCGAGAAAAAGCTTTGTGTATGTGATTTGCTCGAAAAGTAGCAATGTGCATAAAGAAACTGAAATGAAGCGggttcaattttttttgtttgtgactgttcaaatttttggacacgtgtcagtccaagaaAATCGTGTGTAGGTGTGGTGAAAACGTGAACAGAAGTCTAATGGACCATGTGGGGCCATGTTTCAAATAACGATTCATGaatgaaattaattaaatgcatgattttaacaGTCACATCACTTAATATGGAATACTTATCGaataatcagttaacttattggatAAGATCAGTTTGGTCAgtaactgagtgatcagttgaaaactgaatcagttcagttgaagaccaactgactattgtcttatcagttaaccattttaattcgatattcccccttagtaaatgcatataaataaagGAGAATAGAAGAAACATAGTCTGAATCAGTCAAGTGCATTCTGTTAAGTGGtgtctcttcgtcttcttctaTTTCTTCAATACGgaactgtctataaataagatcattGTCATTAGATAATAACAACTAACATATGGATAGAGCAAGCAATTCCAACATCCCTCTTCCTCCAGCAACGCTTCGTCGGTTGGAGAGTTTGAAAGAAGCTATTGAGGATCTTGTGTTGGAAAAAGTCATGTCCACCTGGAATAAAATACACGACCTCCAAACTATTCAGCGAGATGGATCAGTTGCTACTGATAAACAGAAGGCAACTGAGATCAAGTATA from the Primulina tabacum isolate GXHZ01 chromosome 8, ASM2559414v2, whole genome shotgun sequence genome contains:
- the LOC142553867 gene encoding uncharacterized protein LOC142553867, coding for MQSIFSLHSIAQWLLASCKYLQGNYLSGLIPSELGNLSQLQIFFCLPIRSCHSTRDWVSKPIRSHLSHPRDSRSKGHYIALKKLAKWANKCSKASADEIQEHVAGRLSGMNSNN